Proteins from a genomic interval of Youhaiella tibetensis:
- a CDS encoding aminotransferase class V-fold PLP-dependent enzyme has protein sequence MSSQSAIDRIRNGLIGAGASIPGPFGMRPLVYADYTASGRSLDFIEERMSAIAAPFYANTHTETSYTGLQTTRLREAARAAVRRAVGAGERHAVIFCGSGATAAVNKLVTTICDGHNGDNWPTVFIGPYEHHSNDLPWREANVRLVRIPLDENGQICLGTLEAALEAAPKDAPRIGSFSAASNVTGVKTDMRALGAMLKAHGAWFLADYAAAGPYAAIDMEADGIDAIFLSPHKFVGGPGASGVLVADKRLFGRLPTVPGGGTVSYVTADHHRYVSDIERREEAGTPNVMGDIRAGLAFQLKADVGAHAIEAAEQRAVARAMAAWTGNPAIEVLGPRQAQRLAIFSFNIRVGNQLLHPNLVVALLNDLFGIQARGGCSCAGPYGHELLHIDAARAERYEALVADGCSLFRPGWARLSFNYFFDDAVIDYIIAAVDFLGRRGADFLRLYRADPASGRWMVEGKVTEAGYAFEDLCGWRDAARPATGEAAPDFARCLAEAERLADEARRATPCAQPEIGERARWFALAG, from the coding sequence ATGAGCAGCCAGTCAGCAATCGATCGCATCCGCAATGGCCTTATCGGCGCAGGCGCCTCCATACCGGGGCCCTTCGGAATGCGACCGCTGGTCTATGCCGACTATACGGCCTCGGGCCGGAGCCTCGACTTCATCGAGGAGCGCATGAGCGCCATCGCGGCGCCCTTCTATGCCAATACCCATACAGAGACCTCCTACACGGGACTGCAGACCACGCGGCTGCGCGAAGCGGCGCGCGCGGCGGTGCGCCGGGCGGTGGGCGCGGGCGAGCGCCACGCCGTGATCTTCTGCGGCAGCGGCGCGACGGCGGCCGTCAACAAGCTGGTCACCACCATTTGCGACGGTCACAACGGCGACAATTGGCCGACCGTCTTCATCGGCCCTTACGAGCATCACTCCAACGACCTGCCGTGGCGCGAAGCCAACGTGCGACTAGTGCGCATTCCGCTCGACGAGAACGGGCAGATCTGCCTGGGAACGCTCGAGGCGGCACTCGAGGCGGCACCCAAGGACGCGCCGCGCATCGGTTCGTTCTCGGCGGCTTCCAACGTCACCGGGGTCAAGACCGACATGCGCGCGCTCGGCGCCATGCTCAAGGCGCACGGCGCCTGGTTCCTGGCCGACTACGCGGCGGCCGGCCCTTATGCGGCCATCGACATGGAAGCGGACGGGATCGACGCCATCTTCCTCTCGCCCCACAAGTTCGTGGGCGGCCCGGGCGCATCGGGCGTGCTGGTGGCAGACAAGCGCCTGTTCGGGCGCCTGCCGACGGTGCCGGGCGGCGGCACGGTCTCCTATGTGACCGCGGATCACCATCGCTACGTGAGCGATATCGAACGGCGCGAGGAGGCTGGAACGCCCAATGTGATGGGCGACATCCGGGCCGGCCTTGCCTTCCAGCTCAAGGCCGACGTGGGCGCCCATGCAATCGAGGCGGCCGAGCAGCGCGCGGTGGCGCGGGCCATGGCGGCGTGGACCGGCAACCCGGCGATCGAGGTACTGGGCCCCCGGCAGGCGCAGCGGCTGGCGATCTTTTCGTTCAACATCCGGGTGGGCAACCAGTTGCTGCACCCGAACCTGGTGGTGGCGCTGCTCAACGACCTTTTCGGCATCCAGGCACGCGGCGGGTGCTCGTGTGCGGGGCCCTATGGGCACGAACTGCTCCATATCGATGCGGCGCGCGCCGAGCGCTACGAAGCGCTGGTGGCCGATGGCTGCAGCCTCTTCCGGCCGGGCTGGGCGCGGCTGAGCTTCAACTATTTCTTCGATGATGCGGTCATCGACTACATCATCGCCGCGGTGGATTTCCTCGGGCGGCGCGGCGCCGATTTCCTTCGGCTCTACCGGGCCGACCCGGCGAGCGGACGCTGGATGGTGGAGGGCAAGGTCACCGAGGCGGGATACGCGTTCGAGGACCTCTGCGGCTGGAGAGACGCGGCGCGTCCGGCCACCGGCGAAGCGGCACCCGACTTTGCCCGGTGCCTCGCCGAAGCCGAACGGCTGGCCGACGAGGCGCGGCGGGCAACGCCCTGCGCGCAACCCGAAATCGGAGAGCGCGCGCGGTGGTTTGCGCTGGCGGGCTAG
- a CDS encoding aldo/keto reductase, with protein MSDPNALAQLGRSQVQVTRLGLGAGPLGNVAVPVAGEEAARTIGLALGPAPRLIDTAPSYGSGLSEARIGAALRGVPRDSFVISSKVGRLLHGARVETGTYDVLGQPIYRTTDRLEPAFDFSYDGVMRSYEESLERLGLDRLDIVHIHNPDAHFAPALAGAYLALHRLREAGAVGAISVGMNQWEMLSRFLDYGDFDCFLLAGRYTLLDRSAVHDLLPRCLKRGVSVIAGGVFNSGILANPVPGATYDYVPADGVTLRRALRLKLVCEEFGVPLKAAAVQFPLRHPAVASVLVGVKSAAEWRENTALFEVEIPDALWSRLEALDG; from the coding sequence GTGTCCGATCCCAACGCCCTTGCGCAACTCGGCAGGAGCCAGGTTCAGGTGACGCGCCTGGGTTTGGGAGCCGGCCCCCTGGGCAATGTCGCCGTGCCCGTTGCAGGCGAAGAGGCTGCGCGCACCATCGGCCTGGCACTGGGACCGGCCCCGCGCCTCATCGACACCGCTCCTTCCTATGGCTCGGGCCTTTCCGAAGCGCGCATCGGCGCCGCCCTGCGCGGCGTTCCGCGCGACAGTTTCGTGATTTCGAGCAAGGTCGGGCGCCTCCTGCACGGGGCCCGTGTCGAGACCGGCACCTATGACGTCCTGGGCCAGCCCATCTACCGGACCACCGACCGGCTGGAGCCCGCCTTTGACTTCTCTTATGACGGGGTCATGCGCTCCTACGAGGAGAGCCTCGAACGCCTCGGGCTCGACCGGCTGGACATCGTCCACATCCACAATCCCGATGCCCATTTCGCGCCCGCCCTGGCCGGCGCCTACCTGGCCCTTCACCGCCTGCGCGAAGCCGGGGCGGTCGGGGCGATCTCGGTGGGCATGAACCAGTGGGAAATGCTCTCGCGTTTCCTCGACTATGGCGACTTCGACTGCTTCCTGCTCGCCGGCCGCTATACGCTGCTCGATCGCAGCGCCGTCCACGACCTGCTCCCCAGGTGCCTCAAGCGCGGCGTCTCCGTCATCGCCGGGGGTGTCTTCAATTCCGGCATTCTCGCCAATCCCGTGCCGGGCGCTACTTACGACTATGTGCCCGCCGATGGTGTCACGCTCCGGCGGGCCCTGCGCCTCAAGCTTGTGTGCGAGGAATTCGGCGTGCCCCTCAAGGCGGCTGCCGTGCAGTTTCCGCTCCGCCATCCGGCGGTGGCGTCGGTCCTGGTCGGGGTCAAGAGCGCTGCCGAATGGCGCGAGAACACCGCGCTCTTCGAGGTCGAGATCCCCGATGCCCTGTGGTCGCGCCTCGAGGCGCTGGACGGCTAG
- a CDS encoding ABC transporter ATP-binding protein: MTTSVALQKVVKAYGDFEVVHGVDLAIDPGEFVVFVGPSGCGKSTLLRMIAGLEPITGGDLVIDGERMNEVPPAKRGIAMVFQSYALYPHMSVYQNLAFGLETAKVPKAEIDVRVKRAAQILRIEPLLARKPKQLSGGQRQRVAIGRAIVREPRLFLFDEPLSNLDAELRVQMRVEIAKLHNDLGNTMVYVTHDQVEAMTMADKIVVLNAGNIEQVGAPLDLYNNPKNLFVAGFIGSPKMNFLKGVLDNADGQSINVSTAGSKVSLARPGAKAANGDAVTFGVRPEHIGVNESEGIKLADVRVDLVEQLGDSTLLYASTQDGQPMTISLEGQRRLETGATVTAYVDPARCHVFGTNGAAL; this comes from the coding sequence ATGACGACCAGCGTCGCACTGCAGAAAGTGGTGAAGGCCTATGGCGACTTCGAGGTCGTTCATGGGGTCGACCTCGCCATCGATCCGGGCGAGTTCGTGGTGTTCGTGGGTCCCTCGGGCTGCGGAAAATCGACCCTTTTGCGCATGATCGCAGGGCTCGAGCCGATCACCGGCGGCGACCTGGTGATCGACGGGGAGCGCATGAACGAGGTGCCGCCGGCCAAGCGCGGCATCGCCATGGTCTTCCAGAGCTACGCGCTCTATCCGCATATGAGCGTTTACCAGAACCTGGCTTTTGGCCTCGAAACTGCCAAGGTGCCCAAGGCCGAGATCGACGTGCGGGTGAAGCGCGCCGCGCAGATCCTGCGCATCGAGCCGCTACTGGCGCGCAAGCCAAAGCAGCTTTCGGGCGGGCAGCGGCAGCGCGTCGCGATCGGGCGCGCCATCGTGCGCGAGCCGCGGCTGTTCCTGTTCGACGAGCCGCTCTCCAACCTGGATGCAGAACTGCGCGTGCAGATGCGCGTGGAGATCGCCAAGCTCCATAACGACCTGGGCAACACCATGGTCTACGTGACGCACGACCAGGTGGAGGCCATGACCATGGCCGACAAGATCGTGGTGCTGAACGCAGGCAATATCGAGCAGGTGGGAGCGCCGCTCGATCTCTACAACAATCCCAAGAACCTCTTCGTGGCCGGCTTCATCGGCTCGCCCAAGATGAACTTCCTCAAGGGCGTGCTCGACAATGCCGATGGGCAGTCGATCAATGTGAGCACGGCCGGCAGCAAGGTGTCGCTGGCTCGGCCCGGCGCCAAGGCGGCGAACGGGGACGCAGTGACCTTCGGGGTCCGGCCCGAACATATCGGGGTCAACGAGAGCGAAGGGATCAAGCTCGCCGACGTGCGGGTGGACCTGGTCGAGCAACTGGGGGATTCCACCCTGCTCTATGCCTCGACCCAGGACGGGCAGCCGATGACGATCTCGCTCGAAGGACAGCGGCGGCTCGAGACCGGGGCGACGGTGACGGCCTATGTCGACCCGGCGCGTTGCCACGTGTTCGGCACGAACGGGGCTGCGCTCTAG
- a CDS encoding Gfo/Idh/MocA family protein yields the protein MSNEIKTVAVVGCGIGRSHLIEGYVPNADKYKVVALCDLNPERLNAVADEFGIEGRYTSFDELLKTDVEIIDICTPPMVHYGQIIAALEAGKHVVCEKPLVGSLAQLDEIVAAEKKAKGKLMPIFQYRYGDGIEQVKKIIDSGIAGTPYVATAETLWKRTAEYYAVPWRGKWATELGGVLMTHAIHIHDIITYLMGPISGLFGRVATRVNDIEVEDCISASCELESGALASLTATLGSQEEISRIRLAFSNVTFESDHAPYSPGGKLWRIIPASPEVQAQIDALLKDWVHVPERFQTQMARFHDALMGRGPVPVTSADSRRALEIVTAFYHSSETHTEVRLPIAPDHPKYKSWVPAQFRKEAAQ from the coding sequence ATGAGCAACGAAATCAAGACGGTGGCCGTAGTCGGCTGCGGCATCGGACGTTCGCACCTGATCGAGGGCTATGTTCCGAACGCGGACAAATACAAGGTCGTGGCGCTTTGCGACCTCAACCCGGAACGGCTCAACGCCGTGGCCGACGAATTCGGGATCGAAGGGCGCTATACCTCGTTCGACGAATTGCTCAAGACCGATGTCGAGATCATCGATATCTGCACCCCGCCGATGGTGCATTACGGGCAGATCATCGCGGCCCTCGAAGCGGGCAAGCACGTGGTGTGCGAAAAGCCGCTGGTGGGCTCGCTCGCCCAGCTCGACGAGATCGTGGCGGCCGAGAAGAAGGCCAAGGGCAAGCTCATGCCCATCTTCCAGTACCGCTATGGCGACGGCATCGAGCAGGTCAAGAAGATCATCGATTCCGGCATTGCCGGCACGCCCTACGTGGCGACCGCCGAGACGCTCTGGAAGCGGACAGCCGAATATTACGCGGTGCCCTGGCGCGGCAAGTGGGCGACCGAACTGGGCGGGGTGCTGATGACCCACGCCATCCATATCCACGATATCATCACCTATCTCATGGGCCCGATCTCGGGGCTCTTCGGGCGCGTGGCGACCCGGGTCAACGATATCGAGGTGGAAGACTGCATCTCGGCCTCGTGCGAGCTGGAAAGCGGGGCCCTGGCTTCGCTGACGGCGACGCTCGGCAGCCAGGAAGAGATCAGCCGCATTCGCCTGGCCTTTTCCAACGTGACGTTCGAGAGCGACCACGCCCCCTATTCGCCGGGCGGCAAGCTCTGGCGGATCATTCCGGCTTCGCCGGAGGTGCAGGCGCAGATCGATGCGCTGCTCAAGGACTGGGTGCATGTGCCCGAGCGTTTCCAGACGCAGATGGCGCGGTTTCACGACGCGCTGATGGGACGTGGGCCGGTGCCGGTGACCAGCGCGGATTCGCGCCGGGCGCTCGAGATCGTGACGGCGTTCTATCATTCCTCGGAAACCCATACCGAGGTGCGCCTGCCGATCGCGCCCGACCATCCCAAGTACAAGAGCTGGGTCCCGGCCCAGTTCCGCAAGGAGGCCGCGCAATGA